One genomic window of Angustibacter sp. Root456 includes the following:
- a CDS encoding diguanylate cyclase encodes MTAAALDTDDSLGGVVVRSLRPVALTLATLYAVYGMAFLFSADGAHDLTNAADCLVSSGMLAALAWGAPRWRWSSRRPHATGALACSVVIYNTVGLLAQTGEARQTTNVMLVVVGVGVLMLSWPWALLLEAAALAGWVAVAVSQATPGTNEEWVHFAFALLSATALSNLVLFVRRRQLLQLASARAELRDLALVDPLTHLHNRRGLLHLGENAVLTADRAGRAVTVVFVDVDGMKQVNDQLGHAAGDLALQQTAQALRLSVRESDVCARLGGDEFCVLMPDALPDVRVLADRLRATLDDVAGRPIFGVSVGAARRDPGSGVSLEELIERADAAMYVDKQGKAQRLLAQR; translated from the coding sequence GTGACCGCTGCCGCTCTCGACACCGACGACTCGCTCGGTGGTGTCGTGGTGCGCTCGCTGCGGCCCGTGGCGCTGACCCTGGCGACGCTCTACGCCGTGTACGGCATGGCGTTCCTGTTCTCGGCTGACGGTGCGCACGACCTCACGAACGCCGCCGACTGCCTGGTCTCGAGCGGCATGCTCGCGGCGCTCGCGTGGGGTGCGCCGCGCTGGCGGTGGTCGAGCCGGCGTCCGCACGCGACGGGGGCCCTGGCGTGCTCGGTGGTCATCTACAACACGGTGGGGTTGCTGGCGCAGACCGGCGAGGCTCGGCAGACCACGAACGTCATGCTCGTCGTCGTGGGCGTGGGCGTGCTCATGCTGTCGTGGCCGTGGGCCCTGCTGCTGGAGGCAGCCGCCCTGGCGGGGTGGGTGGCCGTCGCCGTCTCGCAGGCGACGCCGGGCACGAACGAGGAGTGGGTGCACTTCGCCTTCGCGTTGCTGTCGGCCACCGCGCTGAGCAACCTCGTGCTGTTCGTGCGGCGCCGGCAGCTGCTGCAGCTGGCCAGCGCACGGGCCGAGCTGCGTGACCTCGCGCTGGTCGATCCCCTGACCCACCTGCACAACCGCCGCGGGCTGCTCCACCTCGGCGAGAACGCCGTGCTCACCGCCGACCGCGCCGGGCGCGCGGTCACGGTGGTCTTCGTCGACGTCGACGGGATGAAGCAGGTCAACGACCAGCTGGGGCACGCCGCCGGGGACCTCGCCCTGCAGCAGACCGCCCAGGCGCTGCGCCTCAGCGTCCGGGAGTCCGACGTGTGCGCGCGCCTCGGCGGCGACGAGTTCTGCGTCCTGATGCCCGACGCGCTGCCCGACGTCCGCGTGCTGGCCGACCGCTTGCGCGCGACCCTCGACGACGTCGCGGGGCGGCCGATCTTCGGCGTGTCCGTCGGCGCGGCGCGCCGCGACCCGGGCTCCGGGGTGTCACTCGAGGAGCTCATCGAGCGCGCGGACGCCGCGATGTACGTCGACAAGCAGGGCAAGGCGCAGCGGCTGCTGGCTCAGCGCTGA
- a CDS encoding aromatic acid exporter family protein, translating to MRVRPDSLHALRRRARPIVMRTSRLTVAAVLSYLVARAVFDTPQPLTGPLTALLVVQATLFSTLTTGVRRVLSVVAGVLVAVVLSSVVGLTWWSLGGAIAAAIVIGQLLRLGDHLLEVPISAMLVLSVTSAETAGFSRIAETLVGAGVGVLVNVVLPPNLRTRTAADSVERVAERAADLLDRVADELPEGVTAEQARGWLSDFRGLNRYVEEADRALQAAGDSRRLNPRAVGTVDTMPVLRSGLDALEHSTVSLRALFRSIADGLPEQQSATDDAATQHDPQHDPQHDPHHEGPSGYDAPLRAAFAVLLSDLAEAVRAFGRLVCAEADAIETNPTLSVAADADGAGSTGEAPLRTALEALRETRARVTELLLVDAASDPSLWQLRGSLLAAVERVLVELDVEERARRRRQQLREAEQRRSHRVAAVRARAAASRRRAVERRHSASLERHQPPHRLPPRGSTGGPP from the coding sequence ATGCGCGTCCGCCCCGACTCGCTGCACGCCCTCCGGCGCCGGGCCCGCCCGATCGTCATGCGGACGTCGCGGCTCACCGTCGCCGCGGTGCTGTCGTACCTCGTGGCGCGGGCGGTGTTCGACACACCCCAGCCGCTGACCGGCCCGCTGACCGCCCTGCTGGTGGTGCAGGCCACGCTGTTCTCCACGCTCACCACGGGCGTACGGCGCGTGCTGAGCGTCGTGGCGGGGGTGCTGGTGGCCGTCGTGCTGTCGAGCGTCGTCGGGCTCACCTGGTGGAGCCTCGGCGGTGCCATCGCGGCGGCCATCGTGATCGGGCAGCTGCTGCGGCTCGGTGACCACCTGCTCGAGGTGCCGATCAGCGCGATGCTCGTGCTGAGCGTCACGTCCGCCGAGACCGCCGGCTTCTCGCGCATCGCCGAGACGCTGGTGGGTGCGGGGGTGGGGGTGCTGGTGAACGTCGTCCTGCCGCCGAACCTGCGCACTCGCACCGCGGCCGACAGCGTCGAGCGAGTCGCTGAACGGGCGGCGGACCTGCTCGACCGCGTGGCCGACGAGCTCCCCGAGGGCGTCACGGCCGAGCAGGCCCGCGGGTGGCTCAGCGACTTTCGTGGCCTCAACCGCTACGTCGAGGAGGCCGACCGCGCGCTGCAGGCCGCCGGCGACAGCCGTCGCCTCAACCCCCGGGCCGTCGGCACGGTCGACACGATGCCGGTGCTGCGCAGCGGCCTCGACGCGCTCGAGCACAGCACCGTCTCGCTGCGCGCGCTGTTCCGGTCGATCGCCGACGGCCTGCCCGAGCAGCAGTCCGCCACGGACGACGCAGCGACCCAGCACGACCCGCAGCACGACCCGCAGCACGACCCGCACCACGAGGGGCCGAGCGGTTACGACGCACCACTTCGGGCGGCTTTCGCGGTGCTGCTGTCGGACCTCGCCGAGGCGGTACGGGCCTTCGGCCGGCTGGTGTGCGCCGAGGCCGACGCCATCGAGACCAACCCCACGCTCAGCGTCGCCGCAGACGCCGACGGCGCGGGCAGCACCGGCGAGGCGCCGCTGCGCACTGCGCTCGAGGCGCTGCGCGAGACCCGCGCCCGCGTCACCGAGCTGCTGCTGGTCGACGCCGCGAGCGACCCGTCGCTGTGGCAGCTGCGCGGATCGCTGCTGGCCGCCGTCGAGCGCGTGCTGGTCGAGCTGGACGTCGAGGAGCGGGCGCGCCGTCGCCGCCAGCAGCTGCGCGAGGCCGAGCAACGCCGCTCGCACCGGGTGGCCGCCGTGCGCGCTCGGGCCGCCGCGAGCCGGCGTCGGGCGGTCGAGCGACGCCACAGCGCGAGCCTGGAACGGCACCAGCCGCCGCATCGGCTACCGCCGCGAGGCTCAACCGGCGGGCCACCCTGA
- a CDS encoding ChaB family protein produces MPKATQSGKAKQSELPSTLQRSDDKAKRTFAQAHDCAAEEYGDGERAHRVAYSALKHTHEKVGDHWEPKDHHGPSDSRAAHGRTGGGTSKGGVDANATKAHLYDLAKRLDVPGRSSMSKSELVDAIEKANDRETRRSRSS; encoded by the coding sequence ATGCCGAAGGCGACCCAGAGCGGCAAAGCCAAGCAGAGCGAGCTGCCCAGCACCCTGCAGCGATCGGACGACAAGGCCAAGCGCACCTTCGCTCAGGCCCACGACTGCGCCGCCGAGGAGTACGGCGACGGCGAGCGCGCGCACCGCGTGGCCTACTCGGCGCTCAAGCACACGCACGAGAAGGTCGGCGACCACTGGGAGCCCAAGGACCACCACGGGCCCTCCGACAGCCGGGCCGCCCACGGGCGCACCGGCGGCGGGACGTCGAAGGGCGGCGTCGACGCGAACGCCACCAAGGCCCACCTGTACGACCTCGCGAAGCGCCTGGACGTGCCCGGGCGCTCGTCGATGAGCAAGTCCGAGCTGGTCGACGCCATCGAGAAGGCCAACGACCGCGAGACGCGGCGGTCGCGCAGCAGCTAG
- a CDS encoding SpoIIE family protein phosphatase, translating to MEQRGRLPSHDVRADLALRSAHLGTYVYDPARRRADCDANLLELLGYEPGGAAEVEGFHGVVDDNDAPALREAFERAIDDGRPFEHEYRIRRRDDGALRWMHAYGNVVDTDDGRVVVGVVQDVSERRVAELESDAARAAENVARQAARASQRRLELLARVSTLIDTPLDLEAVLQQVADLAIGELADWCAVDLQTDEGRPRQVAVAHRDRAMVALARELQDRYPQPSDDPARAHIIDDLAVMHLTEIGDDLLRDSARDAEHLHILRSLGMSSAIAVPLQAEGRAFGVLTLVATHGRQLTAEDVELAVELGRRAGSAVAKARLHAERERVAADLTLSEARYRTLVETGSLDVFRADAGGEVITDMVQWRRLTGSASTFGWVWLDDIHPGDRERVRQSWLASVHSGAPYDCTYRLRSGIGWRWVEARAAAVHESPGDPTSPVLEWIGSVADVTAEVTSRTRTEALRDCAEALARALDVQQVLTSLQVVAARSLKARGSVVALVEDRTFEVYQRGYEGLQSRWSEPLSEPATAWPAVRHVLETGAATFITSTDDFDEQVGSEPAAAQVKASLDAGEVSWAYLPLRYGTDLLGVVRFGWTETQSFDASDQATLVAIAAQHSAALARARLYDAERLTSLTLQRALAPEVPRHVGGVSIGLHYRAAGIGAQVGGDWADAFTLADGRVCLVVGDVMGSGIQAAATMGRLRTALSTLALHESDPAQLLSDLDRMLLATPGDPLATAALAVVDPAATAFELYSAGHLPALVAPWVGEVQLVTAPQVPPLGVGWSSQGLRPAGVRVEMASGSVIALCSDGLVETRTESIDARLRLWRSVVQSHLPLGNLDEEAPALVDAMEAAEDDDVTLLLARLP from the coding sequence ATGGAGCAGCGTGGCCGCTTGCCCTCGCACGACGTGCGGGCCGACCTCGCCCTGCGCTCCGCCCATCTCGGCACCTACGTCTACGACCCGGCCCGCCGCCGAGCCGACTGCGACGCCAACCTCCTGGAGCTGCTGGGCTACGAGCCGGGCGGCGCCGCCGAGGTCGAGGGGTTCCACGGAGTCGTCGACGACAACGACGCCCCGGCCCTGCGCGAGGCCTTCGAGCGGGCCATCGACGACGGCCGGCCCTTCGAGCACGAGTACCGCATCCGCCGGCGCGACGACGGCGCGCTGCGGTGGATGCACGCCTACGGCAACGTCGTCGACACCGACGACGGCCGCGTGGTCGTCGGCGTGGTGCAGGACGTCTCCGAGCGACGTGTCGCCGAGCTGGAGTCCGACGCCGCTCGGGCCGCCGAGAACGTCGCCCGCCAGGCGGCGCGGGCCTCGCAGCGACGGCTGGAGCTGCTGGCGCGCGTCTCGACCCTGATCGACACCCCGCTCGACCTCGAGGCCGTGCTGCAGCAGGTGGCCGACCTGGCCATCGGCGAGCTCGCCGACTGGTGCGCCGTCGACCTGCAGACCGACGAGGGCCGCCCGCGGCAGGTCGCCGTGGCGCACCGCGACCGGGCCATGGTGGCGCTGGCCCGCGAGCTGCAGGACCGCTACCCCCAGCCTTCCGACGACCCCGCGCGCGCACACATCATCGACGACCTCGCCGTCATGCACCTCACCGAGATCGGTGACGACCTCCTGCGTGACTCCGCCCGTGACGCCGAGCACCTGCACATCCTGCGCAGCCTCGGCATGTCGTCCGCGATCGCCGTCCCGCTGCAGGCGGAGGGCCGCGCGTTCGGCGTCCTCACCCTCGTGGCGACCCACGGCCGTCAGCTCACCGCGGAGGACGTCGAGCTCGCCGTCGAGCTGGGCCGCCGGGCCGGCTCGGCCGTCGCCAAGGCCCGGCTGCACGCCGAACGCGAGCGCGTGGCCGCCGACCTCACGCTGTCGGAGGCGCGCTACCGCACGCTGGTCGAGACCGGCAGCCTCGACGTCTTCCGCGCCGACGCGGGCGGCGAGGTCATCACCGACATGGTGCAGTGGCGCCGGCTCACCGGGTCGGCCTCGACGTTCGGGTGGGTCTGGCTCGACGACATCCACCCGGGCGACCGGGAGCGGGTGCGCCAGAGCTGGCTCGCCAGCGTCCACAGCGGCGCGCCGTACGACTGCACCTACCGGCTGCGCAGCGGCATCGGATGGCGCTGGGTCGAGGCCCGTGCCGCCGCCGTGCACGAGAGCCCGGGCGACCCGACGTCCCCGGTGCTCGAGTGGATCGGCTCCGTGGCCGACGTCACCGCGGAGGTCACGAGCCGCACCCGCACCGAGGCGCTGCGCGACTGCGCCGAGGCGCTCGCGAGGGCGCTCGACGTCCAGCAGGTCCTGACGTCGCTGCAGGTGGTCGCGGCCCGGTCGCTCAAGGCCCGCGGCTCCGTCGTGGCCCTCGTCGAGGACCGCACGTTCGAGGTCTACCAGCGCGGCTACGAGGGCCTGCAGTCCCGGTGGTCCGAGCCACTCAGCGAGCCGGCCACCGCCTGGCCGGCCGTGCGCCACGTCCTCGAGACAGGCGCGGCGACCTTCATCACCTCCACCGACGACTTCGACGAGCAGGTGGGCAGCGAACCCGCTGCGGCACAAGTGAAGGCGTCGCTGGACGCCGGTGAGGTCAGCTGGGCCTACCTCCCGCTGCGCTACGGCACCGACCTGCTCGGCGTCGTGCGGTTCGGCTGGACCGAGACCCAGTCGTTCGACGCCTCCGACCAGGCCACGCTGGTCGCCATCGCCGCGCAGCACTCCGCCGCCCTCGCCCGCGCCCGCCTGTACGACGCCGAGCGGCTCACCTCGCTCACGCTGCAGCGTGCACTGGCTCCCGAGGTGCCCCGGCACGTGGGTGGCGTCAGCATCGGGCTGCACTACCGCGCGGCCGGGATCGGAGCCCAGGTCGGTGGCGACTGGGCCGATGCCTTCACGCTCGCCGACGGGCGGGTCTGCCTGGTGGTCGGGGACGTCATGGGCAGCGGCATCCAGGCCGCCGCCACCATGGGCCGGTTGCGCACCGCGCTGTCGACGCTCGCCCTGCACGAGAGCGACCCCGCCCAGCTGCTGAGCGACCTCGACCGCATGCTGCTCGCCACTCCCGGGGACCCGCTCGCCACGGCGGCGCTCGCCGTGGTCGACCCCGCAGCCACCGCGTTCGAGCTCTACAGCGCCGGGCACCTTCCGGCCCTCGTCGCGCCGTGGGTGGGTGAGGTGCAGCTGGTGACGGCGCCGCAGGTGCCGCCGCTGGGGGTGGGCTGGAGCTCGCAGGGTCTGCGCCCGGCGGGGGTGCGCGTCGAGATGGCGTCCGGGTCGGTGATCGCCCTGTGCTCCGACGGGCTCGTCGAGACGCGGACGGAGTCGATCGACGCCCGGCTGCGGCTGTGGCGATCGGTCGTGCAGTCGCACCTGCCGCTGGGCAACCTCGACGAAGAGGCGCCCGCGCTGGTCGACGCCATGGAAGCGGCCGAGGACGACGACGTCACGCTGCTGCTGGCTCGCCTGCCCTGA
- the mgtA gene encoding magnesium-translocating P-type ATPase: MSVAQQSSAGADQRALTALDAARAPVDEVLRELDSREGGLTGAEAAARLIRYGPNAVRTHRVAWWQVLGRQLRSALLALLAGTAAVAALLGSTTEAAIIALILLASIGLGFANEYRAARAAEALHERMRHTSPVLRDGALAQVDVTALVPGDVVRLSMGQVVPADLRLLAVDNLECDESLVTGESMPVTKQVAAVRESQLVAVRSCALMGTVVHAGSGTGVVVATAARTEFGRIALDLGDAQPETAFQLGLRHFSGLLLRVAGVLTVMILIANLALHRPLIEAVLFSLAIAVGMTPQLLPAVVSTSLAMGARQLEQLRVLVKRLVCIEDLGDIEVLLTDKTGTLTDGRISFVAALGADGDEHSGEVALRRGRLCVTTDEGAAAAGTVDALDAALCAAAAPAPDAVRLADLPFDHERRMTSVLIEQAGEVRLVTKGAPETVLTRCVELPPDARTTVEQRFRAGDRLVAVASRPAERTTALREDDERDLRLDGFLVFLDQPKATASTALHRLADLGLTVKVVTGDNPLVAQSVCEQVGLPSPVAVTGADLDALDDAALASTVREANVFARVTPEQKARIVRSLREQGQAVGFLGDGVNDALALHAADVGISVDSGTDVAQDAADIILLEKDLDVLADGIAGGRRIFANTMKYVLMGTSSNFGNMFSAAAASAVLPFLPMLPAQILLNNLLYDTGQLSIPTDRVDAEQLLRPAHWDMTQIRRFMLLFGPLSSLFDFATFAVLLGLFQAAPPLFRTGWFIESMATQVLVVFVIRTRRNPFWRSTPSRSLAGACVAVVAAAVLLPYLPFSDLVGLVAPPPTLLAVMAAMVVGYLLLVDAAKRLLEAEVERPTVVPRRGRPHRIHRRAGRFSHGARLTAH, translated from the coding sequence GTGAGCGTCGCCCAGCAGAGCTCGGCGGGCGCGGACCAGCGTGCCCTGACCGCGCTCGACGCCGCCCGCGCTCCCGTCGACGAGGTGCTGCGCGAGCTGGACTCGCGGGAGGGTGGGCTGACCGGCGCCGAGGCCGCCGCCCGGCTCATCCGCTACGGCCCCAACGCGGTGCGCACCCACCGGGTCGCCTGGTGGCAGGTGCTCGGCCGCCAGCTGCGCAGCGCGCTCCTGGCCCTGCTGGCCGGCACCGCCGCCGTCGCCGCGCTGCTCGGTAGCACGACCGAGGCGGCGATCATCGCGCTGATCCTGCTGGCCAGCATCGGGCTCGGGTTCGCCAACGAGTACCGCGCGGCCCGGGCCGCCGAAGCGCTCCACGAGCGCATGCGCCACACCTCCCCCGTGCTGCGCGACGGCGCGCTGGCCCAGGTCGACGTCACGGCGCTCGTCCCGGGCGACGTGGTGCGCCTGTCGATGGGCCAGGTGGTACCAGCCGACCTGCGGCTGCTCGCGGTCGACAACCTCGAGTGCGACGAGAGCCTGGTGACCGGCGAGTCGATGCCGGTGACCAAGCAGGTGGCGGCCGTGCGCGAGAGCCAGCTGGTCGCCGTCCGCTCCTGCGCTCTCATGGGCACCGTCGTCCACGCGGGCTCAGGGACCGGGGTGGTGGTCGCGACGGCGGCCCGCACCGAGTTCGGCCGGATCGCCCTCGACCTCGGGGACGCCCAGCCCGAGACGGCGTTCCAGCTGGGACTGCGGCACTTCTCCGGCTTACTGCTGCGCGTGGCCGGCGTCCTGACGGTGATGATCCTCATCGCCAACCTGGCGCTGCACCGCCCGTTGATCGAGGCCGTGCTGTTCTCCCTCGCCATCGCGGTCGGCATGACGCCGCAGCTGCTGCCTGCCGTCGTCAGCACGAGCCTGGCCATGGGCGCGCGGCAGCTCGAGCAGCTGCGGGTGCTGGTGAAGCGCCTGGTGTGCATCGAGGACCTGGGTGACATCGAGGTGCTGCTGACGGACAAGACCGGCACGCTCACCGACGGCCGGATCTCGTTCGTCGCCGCGCTCGGAGCGGACGGGGACGAGCACTCGGGTGAGGTGGCCCTGCGCCGCGGTCGGCTGTGCGTCACGACCGATGAGGGCGCAGCGGCCGCAGGCACGGTCGACGCCCTGGACGCCGCCCTGTGCGCGGCGGCGGCCCCGGCCCCGGACGCGGTGCGGCTGGCGGACCTGCCGTTCGACCACGAGCGCCGGATGACCAGCGTCCTGATCGAGCAGGCCGGTGAGGTCCGGCTGGTGACCAAGGGGGCGCCCGAGACGGTGCTGACGCGGTGCGTCGAGCTGCCACCCGACGCGAGAACGACCGTGGAGCAACGGTTTCGTGCTGGTGACCGCCTCGTCGCCGTGGCGTCGCGACCCGCCGAGCGCACCACCGCGCTGCGCGAGGACGACGAGCGAGACCTGCGGCTCGACGGCTTCCTGGTGTTCCTCGACCAGCCCAAGGCCACTGCGTCCACCGCCCTGCACCGGCTGGCCGACCTGGGGCTCACGGTGAAGGTCGTCACCGGTGACAACCCGCTGGTGGCCCAGAGCGTGTGCGAGCAGGTCGGCCTGCCGTCCCCGGTCGCGGTGACGGGCGCCGACCTCGACGCCCTGGACGACGCAGCGTTGGCGAGCACCGTGCGCGAGGCCAACGTCTTCGCGCGCGTGACCCCCGAGCAGAAGGCGCGGATCGTGCGGTCGCTGCGCGAGCAGGGGCAGGCCGTGGGCTTCCTCGGCGACGGCGTCAACGACGCCCTCGCCCTGCACGCGGCCGACGTCGGCATCTCGGTCGACAGCGGCACCGACGTCGCGCAGGACGCGGCTGACATCATCCTGCTGGAGAAGGACCTCGACGTGCTCGCCGACGGCATCGCGGGTGGCCGGCGGATCTTCGCCAACACGATGAAGTACGTGCTGATGGGCACGTCCAGCAACTTCGGCAACATGTTCAGCGCGGCCGCGGCGTCCGCCGTCCTGCCGTTCCTCCCGATGCTGCCGGCGCAGATCCTGCTGAACAACCTGCTCTACGACACCGGTCAGCTCTCGATCCCCACCGACCGCGTCGACGCCGAGCAGCTGCTTCGGCCGGCCCACTGGGACATGACCCAGATCCGGCGCTTCATGCTGCTGTTCGGGCCACTCAGCTCGCTGTTCGACTTCGCCACCTTCGCGGTGCTCCTCGGGCTGTTCCAAGCGGCGCCGCCACTGTTTCGCACCGGGTGGTTCATCGAGTCGATGGCCACGCAGGTGCTCGTCGTCTTCGTGATCCGCACCCGACGAAACCCCTTCTGGCGCAGCACTCCCAGTCGATCACTGGCCGGGGCGTGCGTGGCGGTCGTCGCCGCGGCGGTGCTGCTGCCCTACCTGCCGTTCAGCGACCTGGTGGGTCTGGTGGCCCCGCCGCCGACGCTGCTGGCCGTGATGGCCGCCATGGTCGTCGGGTACCTGCTGCTCGTGGACGCGGCCAAGCGGCTGCTCGAGGCAGAGGTGGAGCGCCCGACCGTCGTCCCCCGCCGCGGTCGGCCCCACCGCATCCACCGCCGCGCCGGGCGGTTCAGCCACGGCGCCCGCCTCACTGCGCACTGA
- a CDS encoding FAD-binding oxidoreductase — protein MSEIAGAAQPAQPAQPAQPAQPAQPAQPSAPRRASRCDPAVVRRLRTAVHGPVLVRDADDDAALQLEAAAWNLATTHRPTVVVGATCAADVVAAVRFARAEGLAVAVQGTGHGASSPFCDGVLVTTRRMAEVTVDAERRTARVGAGAVWRDVVAAAAPHGLAPLSGSASGVGVAGFTLGGGIGLLSRKHGFAADHVRSLDVVTADARLRHVDARTEPDLFWALRGGKGSFGVVTALELDLVELPELTAGAIVYAGEHAATVLHTWREWCGSLTDDTSTSVALLRLPDAPMVPEQLRGVLTLHVRVAHLGAQAEADRLLEPLRSCAPSLVDDVVARPYTDADAVHRDPVDPSPSWELGAGLTALDRDAVDALLAVAGPTARLPLVVVELRLMGGAMGREPERPNAVAGRDTAFSLMTIGPGVPALRDAVPAAARAVHEALSPWRSRTTLTNWLGHLDDREAVCASWTFDQQARLRATKTLVDPWDVFSHGHSVLPSVSAADLADTELLGEPDRLGAPTAVGARYWDVHQARWARRRQR, from the coding sequence ATGTCCGAGATCGCCGGGGCCGCCCAACCTGCCCAGCCCGCCCAGCCCGCCCAGCCCGCCCAGCCCGCCCAGCCCGCCCAGCCCAGCGCGCCGCGCCGTGCGAGCCGTTGTGACCCGGCGGTGGTGCGACGGCTGCGGACGGCGGTGCACGGCCCGGTGCTCGTGCGCGACGCCGACGACGACGCCGCGCTGCAGCTCGAGGCGGCCGCGTGGAACCTCGCGACGACCCACCGCCCCACGGTCGTCGTCGGCGCCACGTGCGCGGCCGACGTCGTGGCCGCCGTCCGGTTCGCGCGCGCCGAGGGCCTCGCGGTGGCCGTGCAGGGCACCGGCCACGGCGCGTCGTCGCCGTTCTGCGACGGCGTGCTGGTGACGACGCGCCGGATGGCCGAGGTCACCGTCGACGCCGAGCGCCGCACGGCCCGCGTCGGAGCCGGTGCGGTGTGGCGCGACGTCGTGGCCGCTGCGGCGCCGCACGGGCTGGCGCCACTCAGCGGGTCGGCGTCCGGTGTGGGTGTCGCCGGCTTCACCCTCGGCGGCGGCATCGGCCTGTTGAGCCGCAAGCACGGTTTCGCCGCCGACCACGTGCGCTCGCTCGACGTCGTCACCGCCGACGCGCGGCTGCGCCACGTCGACGCGCGCACCGAGCCCGACCTGTTCTGGGCGCTGCGCGGCGGCAAGGGCTCGTTCGGGGTGGTGACCGCGCTCGAGCTCGACCTCGTCGAGCTGCCCGAGCTCACGGCCGGCGCCATCGTCTACGCCGGCGAGCACGCCGCCACCGTGCTGCACACCTGGCGCGAGTGGTGCGGCAGCCTCACCGACGACACCTCGACGTCGGTGGCGCTGCTGCGGCTGCCGGACGCGCCGATGGTGCCCGAGCAGCTGCGCGGCGTGCTCACCCTGCACGTGCGCGTCGCCCACCTCGGTGCGCAGGCGGAGGCCGACCGCCTGCTCGAGCCGCTGCGCTCGTGCGCCCCCTCGCTCGTCGACGACGTCGTCGCCCGGCCCTACACCGACGCCGACGCGGTGCACCGCGACCCCGTCGACCCCTCGCCGTCCTGGGAGCTCGGAGCGGGCCTGACGGCCCTCGACCGCGACGCCGTCGACGCGCTGCTCGCGGTGGCGGGCCCAACCGCCCGGCTGCCGCTGGTGGTGGTCGAGCTGCGACTCATGGGCGGTGCGATGGGTCGTGAGCCGGAGCGCCCGAACGCCGTCGCCGGCCGCGACACGGCGTTCAGCCTCATGACGATCGGCCCGGGGGTGCCGGCCCTGCGCGACGCGGTGCCGGCGGCTGCCCGGGCGGTGCACGAGGCGCTCAGCCCCTGGCGCTCGCGGACGACGCTCACCAACTGGCTCGGTCACCTCGATGACCGCGAGGCCGTCTGCGCCAGCTGGACGTTCGACCAGCAGGCGCGCCTGCGCGCGACCAAGACGCTCGTCGACCCGTGGGACGTCTTCAGCCACGGTCACAGCGTCCTGCCGAGCGTGAGCGCGGCCGACCTCGCCGACACCGAGCTGCTCGGCGAGCCCGACCGGCTGGGTGCACCCACTGCGGTCGGCGCCCGCTACTGGGACGTCCACCAAGCGCGCTGGGCGCGCCGGCGTCAGCGCTGA
- a CDS encoding ScyD/ScyE family protein: MRRRIFASAVTAAAAATALVVTTPVTASAHDERHHDHEHAPRATVISDGVVAPFQLALSRHHVYVADGGTSQVSRIGRDGGLTTVASGPQPGEVAGVAFDASGRSMAYTSTDYSDGSTHLVVKTGDKQMVVNLSQFEQEYNPDADVSYGIDDPSDCVKQAFEPLGGATMKGGVDSHPYAVASLGHGAWVVADAGGNDLLKVDAKGHVSLIAVLPRQPTVITAQIAAGLGLPDCVAGVTYNFEPVPTDVEVGPHGQLYVSLLPGGPEDPSLGARGSVYRVWPRSGHSTKVAGGFLGATNLALGPDHTIYVAELFAGRISMVRDGHVRPYLDLPGALAVEWGHGHLYASTMAPMDDQGTPTGHGSVVRIDRR; encoded by the coding sequence ATGAGACGTCGCATCTTCGCCAGCGCAGTCACCGCCGCCGCCGCGGCCACCGCACTCGTCGTCACCACACCGGTCACCGCATCCGCCCACGACGAGCGGCATCACGACCACGAGCACGCACCGCGCGCCACGGTCATCAGCGACGGAGTCGTCGCACCGTTCCAGCTCGCTCTGTCGCGCCACCACGTCTACGTCGCCGACGGAGGCACGTCGCAGGTCTCACGCATCGGGCGCGACGGTGGGCTGACCACCGTCGCCAGCGGGCCGCAGCCCGGCGAGGTGGCCGGCGTCGCCTTCGACGCCTCGGGCCGCTCGATGGCCTACACGTCCACCGACTACAGCGACGGCTCCACGCACCTGGTCGTGAAGACCGGCGACAAGCAGATGGTCGTCAACCTGTCGCAGTTCGAGCAGGAGTACAACCCTGACGCCGACGTCAGCTACGGCATCGACGACCCGAGCGACTGCGTGAAGCAGGCGTTCGAGCCGCTCGGGGGCGCCACCATGAAGGGCGGGGTCGACTCCCACCCGTACGCGGTCGCGAGTCTCGGCCACGGCGCGTGGGTCGTCGCGGACGCCGGAGGCAACGACCTGCTGAAGGTCGATGCCAAGGGGCACGTCTCGCTCATCGCGGTGCTGCCGCGCCAGCCCACCGTGATCACCGCGCAGATCGCGGCCGGTCTCGGGCTGCCCGACTGCGTCGCCGGCGTGACGTACAACTTCGAGCCGGTGCCCACGGACGTCGAGGTCGGGCCGCACGGCCAGCTGTACGTGTCGCTGCTCCCCGGCGGCCCGGAGGACCCGTCACTGGGTGCCCGGGGCAGCGTCTACCGCGTCTGGCCGCGCAGCGGGCACAGCACCAAGGTGGCCGGCGGCTTCCTCGGCGCGACCAACCTCGCGCTCGGTCCCGACCACACCATCTACGTGGCCGAGCTGTTCGCCGGACGCATCTCGATGGTGCGAGACGGCCACGTGAGGCCGTACCTCGACCTGCCGGGTGCGCTCGCCGTCGAGTGGGGCCACGGTCACCTGTACGCCTCCACCATGGCGCCCATGGACGACCAGGGCACCCCGACCGGTCACGGCTCGGTGGTGCGCATCGACCGGCGGTGA